The Mucilaginibacter mallensis genome has a segment encoding these proteins:
- a CDS encoding DUF4397 domain-containing protein has product MQNNLQNSKRWYVTLGLVMILAVTFSSCTKTPNNSQTNTPVAVLAVIDASPDAPLLDFYENSTVLNTTAINYGSGLAYFNSYAGNVAFSFNSNGTSTKLATDNVTLTANHYYTLLLANSIKTPDFILLADTLNPPGSNNSSIRFVNASANAPAVDVVVKKGTVLISNVSYKGYTKFVPAPVMTNDTLQVLQAGTSTVLATLPNITLAADAAYTIWLYGVPGATGTTPLSVGAMQNAAF; this is encoded by the coding sequence ATGCAAAATAATTTACAAAATTCAAAAAGGTGGTATGTTACTTTAGGGCTGGTGATGATATTGGCTGTAACATTTTCATCATGTACAAAAACTCCAAATAATAGCCAAACAAATACCCCCGTGGCTGTATTGGCGGTTATTGACGCATCGCCGGATGCACCCTTGCTTGATTTTTATGAAAACAGCACCGTGCTGAACACAACCGCCATTAATTATGGCAGTGGACTAGCCTATTTTAATTCATATGCTGGCAACGTAGCTTTTAGTTTCAATTCAAACGGTACAAGTACCAAACTTGCTACTGATAATGTAACCTTAACTGCAAACCATTATTATACATTGTTACTTGCCAATTCTATAAAAACGCCTGATTTTATTTTACTGGCTGATACCTTAAATCCACCCGGATCAAATAACTCATCTATCCGTTTTGTAAATGCAAGCGCAAATGCGCCAGCGGTTGATGTGGTTGTTAAAAAAGGAACGGTACTGATAAGCAATGTAAGTTACAAAGGCTATACAAAATTCGTTCCTGCCCCGGTTATGACAAATGATACTTTACAGGTGCTCCAGGCAGGTACAAGTACTGTGCTGGCTACCCTGCCTAATATTACGCTTGCAGCAGATGCTGCTTATACCATCTGGCTTTATGGTGTTCCAGGTGCGACCGGCACTACCCCGCTTAGCGTTGGTGCTATGCAAAATGCTGCTTTCTAA
- a CDS encoding DUF4249 domain-containing protein, producing the protein MKKNGKYIIWCGIIAIWALGCKKPYTPNVISSNNNYLVVEGVINTGSDSTVIRLSRTVNLSSGVTINPELNATVAIQSDQNQTYNLHSIGNGQYASAPLTLDNTHKYRLSIGTSDGKAFLSDYVPAIATPPIDSIGFTILNNGIQIYINTHDPKNNTHYYRWDYNETWIFHAKYDSEWISNDSTDVVPRTPDKKIYQCWGSSISTVITLGSSAKLSKDVIYQNPIIFIPATSEKIESRYSILLKQYAMTSDGYNYYTILKKNTEQLGSIFDAQPSQLTGNIHCTTDATLPVIGYISAGTVQQKRVYINNSQLPTWPPTYPYSCGLDTALYLSKGSDPVNQVLQNLVPYPTTNIAVYAVFGLGPNPIGYTYSDAACADCSIRGSLTKPSFWQ; encoded by the coding sequence ATGAAAAAGAACGGGAAATATATTATTTGGTGTGGTATAATAGCCATATGGGCATTGGGGTGCAAAAAACCATATACCCCTAACGTTATCAGCAGTAATAATAATTATTTGGTTGTTGAAGGGGTTATAAATACCGGTAGCGATTCAACGGTCATCAGGCTGAGCCGCACGGTTAATCTTTCATCTGGCGTAACCATAAATCCGGAGTTAAATGCAACTGTGGCTATACAAAGCGATCAAAATCAAACCTACAATTTACACAGCATTGGCAACGGGCAGTATGCAAGCGCGCCGCTAACTTTAGATAATACCCACAAATACAGGCTAAGTATTGGCACGTCAGATGGTAAAGCGTTTCTATCAGACTATGTGCCGGCCATCGCGACCCCTCCTATTGACAGCATTGGTTTTACCATACTGAATAATGGCATACAAATATATATAAATACGCACGACCCAAAAAACAATACACATTATTACCGCTGGGATTATAATGAAACATGGATCTTCCATGCAAAATATGATTCGGAATGGATATCAAATGATAGTACGGATGTGGTTCCGCGTACACCAGACAAGAAAATTTACCAGTGCTGGGGCAGCAGTATATCAACAGTTATAACTTTAGGATCATCGGCTAAGCTTTCAAAGGATGTGATCTATCAAAACCCTATTATTTTTATACCAGCAACATCAGAAAAAATAGAATCGAGATACAGCATACTGCTTAAACAATATGCCATGACCAGCGATGGGTATAATTATTACACCATACTGAAAAAAAATACGGAACAATTGGGTAGTATTTTTGATGCCCAGCCCTCGCAGCTTACCGGGAACATTCATTGCACAACCGATGCTACATTACCGGTGATTGGGTATATTTCAGCAGGAACAGTTCAGCAAAAAAGAGTATATATAAACAATTCGCAGCTCCCTACCTGGCCACCCACCTACCCTTATAGTTGCGGACTGGATACTGCCTTGTATCTGAGTAAGGGGTCAGATCCCGTAAATCAGGTTTTACAGAATTTGGTGCCGTACCCCACTACTAATATAGCTGTATATGCGGTATTCGGATTGGGCCCAAACCCTATTGGTTATACTTACTCCGATGCTGCCTGTGCTGATTGCAGTATACGCGGGTCTTTAACTAAACCAAGTTTCTGGCAATAA
- a CDS encoding TonB-dependent receptor, whose protein sequence is MKRAYLFIVFLFIVKLLSAQNAPEKNISVNFQQTKIEAFVDELEAKSGYHFYVDTAQFDSLKITLQVNDKPLATILGMAFNNTVYHYTIIPEAAQVFLTKGKQIKTGLASGYFNNTRPGHNNQVLPGVAAATAVTATEFSGDKEAPATEATIENKTYEIGLKTNNIQPGNSILSGYVKDIKSGESVVGASIVVADTKTGVVTDQFGYYTITLPRGRQTLIIHGIGMRDTKRQIILYSEGRLNIEMQEQVFALKEVKISADKVANVRSTEMGTNKLDIKSIKQVPAVFGEADILRVVLTLPGVQSVGEATTGFNVRGGSADQNLILLNDATIYNPSHFFGFFSAFDPDIVKDVELYKSSIPEKYGGRLASVLDVTDREGNKKLFTGTAGIGLLTSRINIEGPIIKDKTSFILGARTSYSDWLLSMLPEEYKHSEASFYDVNLGISHQINDKNNIYVNGYLSHDQFKLNSDTAYSYGNKNANIKWKHNFNDKLFSVFLVGYDRYQYSVSSDANPVNGYNLNYNINQSNLKADFTYYVTRKNTIDFGLSSIHYKLHSGDEEPYNNKSLVVPDVVPAEQALESALYFGDKYDITPNFTVNLGVRYSIYNYLGAQTVDYYAPNLPKQSSNVLDSVTYGKNKIIKTYSRPEIRASARYNLNDNTSLKASYNTLTQYIHLLSNTTAISPTDVYKLSDPNIKPQTGDQVSLGVYKNMQSNTIETSVEVYYKRIRNYLDYKSGASLLLNDHIEQDVINTQGKAYGVEFLVKKTEGKLNGWVSYTYSRTFLRQDDPYAGELINNGNYYPANYDKPNDFNFTGNYRFTHRYSVSLNVVYSTGRPITLPVAKYYYDNAERVYYSDRNAYRIPDYFRSDFSVNIEGNHKVHQRFHNSWTFGVYNLTGRANAYSTYFTEQGGSINGYQLSIFAKPIPFINYNIRF, encoded by the coding sequence ATGAAGAGAGCCTACTTATTTATCGTATTTCTGTTCATTGTAAAACTGCTTTCGGCACAAAACGCGCCTGAAAAAAACATCAGTGTAAACTTTCAGCAAACTAAAATAGAAGCTTTTGTTGATGAGCTTGAAGCAAAAAGCGGCTATCATTTTTATGTAGATACAGCACAGTTCGATAGCCTGAAAATAACCCTGCAGGTAAACGATAAACCGTTAGCAACCATACTGGGGATGGCTTTTAACAATACAGTTTATCATTACACCATTATCCCCGAAGCGGCACAGGTATTTTTAACAAAAGGCAAACAGATAAAAACCGGGCTGGCATCCGGCTATTTTAATAATACCAGGCCCGGGCATAACAATCAGGTACTACCTGGGGTTGCAGCAGCAACCGCTGTAACAGCTACTGAATTTAGCGGCGATAAAGAAGCACCGGCCACAGAAGCAACTATTGAGAACAAAACTTATGAAATTGGTTTAAAAACTAATAACATACAACCCGGTAATTCCATACTATCAGGTTATGTAAAGGATATTAAATCGGGCGAATCCGTTGTGGGGGCCAGCATTGTTGTTGCCGATACCAAAACCGGTGTGGTAACCGACCAGTTTGGCTATTATACCATTACACTGCCGCGTGGCAGGCAAACGCTTATTATACATGGCATTGGCATGCGCGATACAAAGCGGCAGATTATTTTATACAGCGAAGGCCGTTTAAATATTGAGATGCAGGAACAGGTATTCGCCTTAAAGGAAGTAAAAATATCTGCCGATAAAGTTGCCAATGTGCGGAGCACAGAGATGGGCACTAACAAGCTGGATATAAAGAGTATTAAACAGGTGCCGGCAGTATTTGGCGAGGCCGATATATTGCGGGTTGTTTTAACCTTACCGGGTGTGCAGTCTGTTGGTGAAGCAACAACCGGGTTTAATGTGCGTGGCGGATCTGCCGATCAGAACCTGATATTACTGAATGATGCTACCATTTATAACCCTTCGCATTTCTTCGGGTTCTTCTCTGCATTTGACCCTGATATTGTAAAAGATGTTGAATTATACAAAAGTAGTATCCCCGAAAAATATGGAGGCCGTTTAGCATCGGTACTTGATGTAACTGACCGTGAGGGAAACAAAAAACTCTTCACCGGAACTGCAGGCATTGGTCTTTTAACCAGCCGCATAAATATTGAAGGGCCAATAATAAAGGATAAAACATCATTTATTTTAGGCGCGCGTACCTCCTACTCTGATTGGCTACTCAGTATGCTACCCGAAGAGTATAAACACAGTGAGGCATCATTTTATGATGTTAACCTGGGCATAAGTCATCAGATAAATGATAAGAACAATATTTATGTGAACGGTTACTTAAGTCATGACCAGTTTAAGCTGAATAGCGATACTGCTTACAGTTATGGTAATAAAAATGCAAACATCAAATGGAAACACAATTTTAACGACAAGCTTTTCAGTGTGTTCCTTGTGGGTTATGACCGTTACCAGTACTCAGTATCAAGCGATGCAAACCCTGTAAATGGATATAACCTGAATTATAACATCAACCAATCAAACCTTAAGGCCGATTTCACCTATTATGTAACACGCAAAAATACCATCGATTTTGGGCTGAGCTCGATACATTATAAGCTGCATTCAGGAGATGAAGAACCGTACAATAACAAATCATTAGTTGTACCCGATGTTGTACCTGCTGAACAGGCCCTGGAAAGCGCTCTATATTTTGGTGATAAATATGATATAACACCAAACTTCACCGTAAATCTGGGTGTACGGTATTCCATATATAATTACCTGGGCGCCCAAACGGTTGATTATTACGCGCCAAACCTGCCTAAGCAAAGCTCAAATGTGCTGGATAGTGTTACCTATGGCAAAAACAAGATAATTAAAACCTATAGCAGGCCCGAGATAAGGGCATCGGCAAGGTATAACCTTAATGATAATACGTCGCTTAAGGCCAGTTACAATACGTTAACGCAATATATCCACCTGCTATCAAACACTACGGCTATATCCCCTACCGATGTTTATAAGCTGAGCGACCCTAATATCAAGCCCCAAACCGGCGACCAGGTATCCTTAGGTGTCTATAAAAACATGCAATCGAACACTATTGAAACTTCGGTTGAAGTGTACTATAAACGGATAAGGAATTACCTGGATTATAAGAGCGGCGCTAGCCTATTATTGAACGATCATATTGAACAGGATGTGATAAACACACAGGGCAAAGCATATGGCGTGGAATTTTTGGTTAAAAAAACCGAGGGTAAGCTAAACGGATGGGTAAGTTATACCTACTCACGCACTTTTTTAAGGCAGGACGACCCTTACGCAGGCGAATTGATCAACAATGGCAATTACTATCCGGCAAATTACGATAAGCCGAATGATTTTAATTTTACAGGCAATTACCGCTTTACCCACAGGTACAGCGTATCATTAAACGTGGTATACAGCACCGGCCGCCCTATTACATTGCCGGTAGCTAAATATTATTATGATAATGCCGAGCGTGTATATTACTCCGACAGGAATGCTTACCGTATACCAGATTATTTCCGGTCGGATTTTTCGGTGAATATTGAGGGGAACCATAAAGTTCACCAGCGTTTTCATAACTCGTGGACGTTTGGCGTTTATAACTTAACCGGCCGTGCCAATGCTTACTCTACCTATTTTACAGAACAAGGCGGTTCAATAAATGGTTACCAGCTATCAATTTTTGCTAAACCAATACCTTTTATTAACTATAATATACGCTTTTAG
- a CDS encoding SDR family oxidoreductase — MTNNNKIALVTGGSRGLGKNMALSLAAKGINVILTYNSKKDEALAVVAEIEKTGQKAAALQLDTASVKGFDAFFTAVSEVLKSTFNTDHFDFLINNAGIGITAPFAETTEDDFDLLMNIHFKGVFFLTQKALPLINDGGRIINLSTGLARFSMPGYSAYAAMKGAIETLTKYQAKELGARGIAVNIVAPGAIETDFGGGAVRDNSHINDHIAGITALGRVGLPDDIGGVVAFLCTEDARWINAQRIEVSGGMNL, encoded by the coding sequence ATGACAAATAACAATAAGATTGCACTTGTTACCGGCGGTAGCCGCGGATTGGGTAAAAACATGGCTTTAAGCCTTGCTGCAAAAGGCATTAACGTAATACTTACCTACAACAGTAAAAAAGATGAAGCCCTTGCCGTAGTAGCCGAAATTGAAAAAACCGGACAGAAAGCCGCAGCTTTACAACTGGATACAGCCAGCGTTAAAGGCTTTGATGCATTTTTTACCGCCGTAAGCGAAGTGCTGAAGAGTACTTTTAATACTGACCATTTCGACTTTTTGATCAACAACGCAGGTATTGGCATAACCGCCCCCTTTGCCGAAACGACAGAGGATGATTTTGATTTGCTGATGAACATACATTTTAAAGGTGTATTTTTCCTTACCCAAAAAGCATTACCATTAATAAATGATGGCGGTAGGATAATAAACCTGTCGACTGGTTTGGCCCGCTTTAGCATGCCGGGTTATAGCGCTTATGCTGCAATGAAAGGCGCTATAGAAACGTTAACAAAGTACCAGGCTAAAGAACTTGGCGCACGCGGCATAGCTGTAAACATTGTTGCACCGGGCGCTATTGAAACAGATTTTGGCGGTGGCGCTGTGCGCGATAACTCCCATATAAATGACCATATAGCAGGCATAACCGCATTGGGCCGCGTTGGTTTGCCTGATGATATTGGTGGTGTTGTAGCCTTTTTATGTACCGAAGACGCGAGATGGATTAATGCACAGCGTATTGAGGTTTCAGGCGGCATGAACCTGTAA
- a CDS encoding DUF6377 domain-containing protein, which translates to MKKFIRLLLVINVLVFTAFECSAQSTVDSLLNELNTALANKDVYVARKQQAITKLNAVLSTAKTQKEKYTACDLLYEQYKSFSYDSAYTYAKKLQEGASALKDPVLIASAKMKLAFTLLSSGLFKETLEQLNSINLKPLPVKDKVDYYFLKARSYFDLSDYNRSPDYTAIYNPKGIGCIDSALLICEPGTFNYLELKGLKDLRTGNYDDGKEVYISLLQMPEITPHDFAVNACCLSFIYSVKGDHEKSLELLIKASISDIQSATKETVASYQLADYLYKKGDIKNAYVYIKQAMDDATFYGALHRQVKISSILPIIEAQWINQIEHQKKLLYMYSFIITLLVLFVVIFAVIIFRQLKKLRIADNLIKEANASLQENNLALEELNRNLSTANKIKNEYIGYYFNINSIYIEKLESFQKSIDKKLSSKRYEDAQHAVKSLNLENERHELFYTFDKVFLRLFPDFIKKFNALFNDGEEIHIPEGQLLSTEHRIFALIRMGIHDNDRIAKLLGYSVNTIYSYKNRIKNRSFIANDDFEQHIMQIEAV; encoded by the coding sequence ATGAAGAAATTTATACGACTGTTACTCGTTATTAACGTGCTGGTATTTACTGCTTTTGAATGCAGTGCTCAATCAACTGTTGATAGTTTATTAAATGAATTAAATACCGCGTTAGCCAATAAGGATGTATATGTAGCCAGAAAACAGCAGGCTATAACTAAATTAAATGCAGTTTTAAGCACCGCTAAAACTCAAAAGGAAAAATACACTGCCTGTGATCTGCTGTATGAACAATATAAATCATTCAGTTATGATTCGGCATATACCTATGCCAAAAAGCTCCAGGAAGGCGCATCAGCATTAAAAGATCCGGTATTGATCGCTTCGGCAAAAATGAAGCTGGCCTTTACCTTGTTATCATCGGGCCTGTTTAAGGAAACGCTGGAACAGCTGAACAGCATCAACCTAAAGCCTTTGCCTGTAAAAGATAAAGTTGATTACTATTTCTTAAAAGCCCGCAGTTATTTTGATCTCTCGGATTACAACCGCAGTCCGGATTATACAGCCATATATAACCCCAAAGGCATCGGCTGTATCGATTCCGCATTGTTAATATGCGAGCCGGGTACGTTTAATTATTTGGAATTAAAAGGTTTAAAGGACCTGCGGACCGGTAATTATGACGATGGTAAGGAGGTATATATCTCTCTTTTGCAAATGCCTGAAATTACGCCGCATGATTTTGCTGTTAACGCCTGTTGCCTGAGCTTTATATATAGTGTGAAAGGTGATCACGAAAAATCATTGGAACTGCTGATAAAGGCATCCATCTCTGATATCCAATCGGCAACTAAAGAAACCGTAGCCAGCTACCAGCTCGCCGATTATCTGTATAAAAAAGGCGATATAAAAAATGCCTACGTATATATTAAACAGGCCATGGACGATGCTACCTTTTATGGCGCTCTACACCGCCAGGTAAAGATCAGCAGCATATTGCCCATTATAGAAGCACAATGGATAAATCAGATAGAGCATCAAAAAAAGCTGCTCTATATGTACTCCTTTATTATTACGCTGCTGGTTTTATTTGTGGTGATCTTCGCGGTTATCATATTCCGCCAGCTAAAAAAACTACGGATAGCCGACAATCTCATTAAAGAAGCCAATGCATCTTTACAGGAAAACAACCTCGCGCTCGAAGAGCTGAACAGGAACTTAAGCACGGCCAATAAAATAAAGAATGAATATATAGGCTATTACTTTAACATCAACTCCATATATATTGAGAAGCTGGAAAGTTTCCAAAAGTCGATCGATAAAAAATTAAGCAGCAAGCGTTATGAAGATGCGCAGCATGCTGTTAAAAGCCTTAACCTTGAGAACGAACGCCACGAACTTTTCTATACGTTTGATAAGGTTTTCCTCCGTTTATTCCCTGATTTTATTAAAAAGTTTAATGCGTTGTTTAATGATGGGGAAGAGATACATATCCCCGAAGGGCAATTGCTCAGCACCGAGCACCGGATCTTCGCCCTTATCCGTATGGGCATTCATGATAACGACCGTATAGCTAAACTGCTTGGCTATTCCGTTAACACCATTTACTCCTACAAAAACCGCATAAAAAACAGATCCTTCATCGCCAATGATGATTTTGAGCAGCACATTATGCAGATAGAAGCTGTATAA
- a CDS encoding SusC/RagA family TonB-linked outer membrane protein: MKKIYFLRYSFLLLFICLSNWVMAQSSTITGRIIDEDNQPLPGATVIIKGTSISAGTDVNGYFKLTNAPGGQQTLVVRYVGYESLEKPITTANGLVVNLQLKSSSVLLNQVAVIGYGTIKKADATGSVDVVTAKDFNKGAVNSIQDAVSGKLPGVVITSNSGAPGNTSTIRIRGTTSINASSDPLIVIDGVPLSNVVAGGTANILTSINPNDVENITVLKDASATAIYGSRGSSGVILITTKRGTKDFSINYNGTFSLSVIPKEVPVYTASQFRDLINTPSTFSTPGAQAAAQALLGTANTNWQNQIYQKAFGDDHNLSISGSTKNMPYRVSVGYDDADGVLKTYNFQRTTVAVGLDPSFFNHTLNLHINLKGLYNTNNFADQAAIGSAVNYDPTQSVYNGNTRWRGYTTWTTNGNTNINGAPVTLATANPVARLNETDNTSTNRRSIGNIQADYKIPGIDGLRANVNLGYDYADAFGKNNVLDSTQWIYLPVASGGQKISYNTVNRNQLAEFYLNYKKDLKSIKSVIDVTGGYSFSHFYTEGNTMSSDYNETTFNPSSPYKTEYYLASFFGRLNYTFDSKYILTFTIRDDGTSKFAPANRWGVFPAGAFAWRIKDEDFMKDNTLFSDLKLRLGYGTTGQQDLTNNNNYPYLPQYTISDNASRYQFGNTFYNTLRPGPYDAGIKWESTTTSNIGLDFGFLNGRLTGSIDAYYKKTKNLLNVVNVPVLTNFAATLLENVGSMQNKGAELSLNAVIIDQKDWHWQMGYNVSFNKNKILNLVGSTNPGFVQVNPNSGISGTTSGTIQANEVGYPINSFYVYQQIYDKNGKPIEDGYVDRNGDGQINSSDLYLDHSPNPTVLMGINSDLAYKRFDFSFSGRVSLGNYDYNNVAAGSTYRGLYSSLGYLSNQTTNASVTQFTTALTTNQSDYYIQNASFFKMDNMNLGYTFPTYIKNKLKLRVSAGVQNVFTITPYKGLDPEIQGGLDNNFFPRARIYQLGVNASF; this comes from the coding sequence ATGAAAAAGATTTACTTTTTAAGGTACAGTTTTCTGTTACTTTTTATTTGCTTGTCCAATTGGGTAATGGCTCAATCAAGCACAATAACAGGCCGGATTATTGACGAGGATAACCAGCCTCTGCCAGGTGCAACAGTAATTATAAAGGGCACAAGTATTAGTGCCGGTACTGATGTAAATGGCTATTTCAAATTAACAAACGCCCCGGGCGGCCAGCAAACACTTGTTGTACGCTATGTGGGTTACGAATCATTGGAGAAGCCCATTACAACAGCTAACGGACTTGTGGTAAACCTTCAACTCAAATCATCATCAGTATTGCTTAACCAGGTGGCCGTAATTGGATACGGTACCATTAAAAAAGCTGATGCAACCGGTTCTGTTGATGTGGTTACTGCTAAAGATTTTAATAAAGGAGCCGTAAACTCCATACAGGACGCTGTTTCAGGCAAGCTGCCGGGTGTTGTTATTACATCAAACAGCGGTGCGCCAGGCAACACATCAACCATCCGCATCAGGGGTACCACTTCAATCAACGCGAGCAGCGATCCGCTCATCGTAATTGACGGTGTGCCATTGAGTAACGTAGTTGCCGGCGGTACAGCTAATATCTTAACCAGTATTAACCCTAATGATGTTGAAAACATTACCGTGCTAAAAGATGCCTCTGCAACTGCAATTTATGGTTCAAGAGGTTCAAGCGGTGTAATTTTGATTACTACCAAACGTGGTACAAAAGATTTTTCAATTAATTATAACGGTACTTTCTCATTATCGGTAATACCAAAAGAAGTACCTGTTTATACAGCTTCACAGTTTCGTGATTTAATTAACACCCCCTCAACTTTCTCAACCCCTGGAGCCCAGGCGGCCGCCCAGGCATTGCTTGGCACTGCCAACACTAACTGGCAAAATCAGATCTACCAAAAAGCTTTTGGTGATGATCATAACTTAAGTATTTCTGGTTCAACCAAAAATATGCCTTACCGCGTATCAGTTGGTTATGATGATGCCGATGGTGTATTAAAAACCTATAATTTTCAGCGTACTACGGTTGCTGTAGGTTTAGATCCCAGCTTTTTTAACCATACTTTAAACCTCCACATTAATTTAAAGGGTTTATACAATACCAATAACTTTGCCGACCAGGCAGCTATTGGCAGTGCAGTTAATTATGATCCTACACAATCGGTTTACAATGGTAACACCCGCTGGAGAGGTTATACTACGTGGACAACCAATGGTAATACCAACATAAACGGCGCTCCGGTTACCTTAGCAACAGCCAACCCTGTTGCCCGTTTAAATGAAACCGATAATACCTCAACCAACAGAAGAAGTATTGGTAACATTCAGGCCGATTATAAAATTCCGGGTATTGACGGTCTTCGCGCCAATGTGAATTTGGGTTATGATTATGCTGATGCATTCGGTAAAAACAACGTGCTCGACAGTACACAATGGATCTACCTGCCGGTTGCTTCAGGTGGTCAAAAGATAAGCTACAACACCGTTAACCGTAACCAGCTGGCTGAGTTCTATCTGAACTATAAAAAAGACCTTAAATCAATAAAAAGTGTTATCGATGTAACAGGTGGTTACTCTTTCTCACATTTTTACACAGAGGGCAACACCATGTCGTCTGATTATAACGAAACAACTTTTAATCCATCATCGCCATACAAAACAGAGTACTATCTGGCTTCGTTCTTTGGCAGGTTGAATTATACCTTCGATAGTAAATACATCCTTACTTTCACCATCAGGGATGACGGTACCTCTAAATTCGCTCCTGCAAACCGCTGGGGGGTATTCCCTGCAGGAGCATTTGCCTGGAGAATTAAGGACGAGGATTTCATGAAGGATAATACATTGTTCTCTGATCTGAAATTACGTTTGGGTTATGGTACTACAGGTCAGCAGGATTTAACTAACAACAATAACTATCCTTATTTGCCACAGTATACTATAAGCGATAATGCTTCACGATACCAGTTTGGCAATACCTTTTACAATACACTGCGCCCGGGTCCGTATGATGCGGGTATAAAATGGGAGTCGACAACTACAAGCAATATCGGCCTTGATTTTGGTTTTCTAAACGGCAGGTTAACAGGTAGTATTGATGCTTATTACAAAAAAACCAAGAACTTACTTAACGTAGTAAACGTTCCGGTGCTAACAAATTTTGCGGCCACACTGCTTGAAAACGTTGGTAGTATGCAAAATAAAGGAGCGGAGTTATCATTAAACGCGGTGATAATTGATCAGAAAGACTGGCATTGGCAAATGGGCTACAATGTGAGCTTCAACAAAAACAAAATCTTGAATTTAGTTGGTTCAACTAACCCGGGCTTTGTACAGGTAAATCCAAATTCAGGTATATCCGGAACAACATCCGGCACTATACAGGCTAATGAAGTAGGCTACCCTATAAACTCATTTTATGTATACCAGCAGATCTATGACAAGAACGGCAAGCCTATTGAAGATGGTTATGTTGACCGCAACGGTGACGGCCAGATCAACAGTTCTGATCTGTACTTAGATCACAGCCCTAACCCAACCGTATTAATGGGTATAAACTCCGATCTTGCTTACAAACGCTTCGACTTTAGCTTTTCAGGCAGGGTAAGCTTAGGTAACTATGATTACAATAATGTGGCTGCTGGTAGCACTTACCGAGGCTTGTATTCATCACTTGGTTACTTATCAAACCAAACCACCAATGCGAGCGTAACGCAATTTACAACTGCTTTAACGACCAACCAGTCTGATTACTATATCCAAAATGCGTCATTCTTCAAAATGGATAATATGAACCTGGGCTATACATTCCCAACTTATATTAAAAATAAATTGAAGCTAAGGGTTAGTGCAGGTGTTCAGAATGTATTTACAATTACCCCATACAAGGGTTTAGATCCTGAGATTCAAGGTGGGTTAGATAATAACTTCTTCCCAAGGGCACGTATTTATCAACTGGGTGTAAACGCAAGTTTTTAA